From Verrucomicrobia bacterium S94, the proteins below share one genomic window:
- a CDS encoding HlyC/CorC family transporter — protein sequence MGFLEGHYLTLGGMAVLLLCSAFFSGTETALFSLSRDQIKKLRAHGHHIDRLLVLLRDNPSGLLVAILFGNLVVNILFFCMSAVFALEIGEKYGEWWQAVIGFGVLVTVILTGEIFPKAVGISFPERIVRLNSPLLRFWFHFMGPVRVVLEMITRKMEPAEEHDNRIDSQELKMLIEVTHHDPTFGKQEKAIVEDIVNLPEIRLREIMVPRVKQLFRRADSPAGEALAEAAEQELELIPIYEEDEDNIVGVVEVRDLLINTDPEKPLRFFGRPVRFVPETKRADAMLREFLNDDLRMVCVVDEYGGLAGTIVLEDLLEEVIGEFDAMEDSPVEQLSETTYRLQGNLGIREWRSLFVGFLPEEMMRDLALDTLSGLVVSLLKRLPGAGDVVEVGNLRFTVEQVRSNRIETVLLELVTSDDGGDA from the coding sequence TGGGTTTTCTTGAGGGACATTATTTGACGTTGGGCGGAATGGCGGTGCTGCTGTTGTGCTCCGCTTTTTTTTCGGGGACGGAAACGGCGCTGTTTTCGCTGAGTCGCGATCAGATTAAGAAACTGCGTGCCCATGGGCATCATATTGACCGGTTGTTGGTGCTGCTGCGGGATAATCCATCGGGGTTGCTGGTGGCGATTCTGTTCGGTAATCTCGTCGTGAATATTCTTTTTTTCTGTATGAGTGCGGTGTTTGCACTGGAAATCGGGGAAAAATACGGGGAGTGGTGGCAGGCGGTCATCGGGTTCGGGGTGCTGGTTACTGTTATTCTGACCGGTGAGATTTTTCCGAAAGCGGTGGGCATATCTTTCCCGGAGCGCATCGTGCGGCTGAATTCGCCGCTGCTGCGTTTCTGGTTTCATTTTATGGGGCCGGTCCGGGTGGTTCTGGAAATGATTACCCGGAAGATGGAACCGGCTGAAGAGCATGACAACCGGATTGATTCTCAGGAACTGAAAATGCTGATCGAAGTGACGCATCACGATCCGACCTTCGGAAAGCAGGAAAAGGCGATTGTAGAGGATATCGTGAATCTGCCGGAAATCCGCCTGCGCGAAATTATGGTACCGCGCGTGAAGCAGTTGTTCCGTCGGGCTGATTCTCCGGCCGGTGAGGCATTGGCCGAGGCCGCGGAACAGGAGCTTGAACTGATTCCGATTTATGAAGAGGACGAGGATAATATTGTCGGCGTGGTGGAAGTCCGGGATTTGCTGATCAATACCGATCCGGAAAAGCCCCTTCGTTTTTTCGGACGGCCGGTACGCTTTGTTCCGGAAACGAAACGCGCGGATGCTATGCTGCGGGAATTTCTGAATGATGATCTGAGGATGGTCTGTGTGGTGGATGAATACGGCGGACTTGCGGGGACTATTGTCCTGGAAGATCTGCTGGAAGAGGTGATCGGGGAATTCGATGCGATGGAGGATTCTCCGGTTGAGCAGCTGAGTGAAACGACGTACCGCCTGCAGGGAAACCTGGGTATTCGGGAATGGCGCAGCCTGTTTGTCGGATTTCTTCCCGAAGAGATGATGCGCGATCTGGCACTGGATACCCTGAGCGGCCTGGTGGTCTCCCTGTTGAAGCGACTTCCTGGCGCCGGTGATGTGGTTGAAGTGGGCAATCTTCGGTTTACGGTGGAGCAGGTGCGCTCAAACCGTATTGAAACGGTTTTGCTGGAACTGGTTACATCCGATGACGGGGGTGACGCATGA
- a CDS encoding esterase family protein — protein sequence MALLQTHFYARTIQQSIGMNIILPERSEAWKTPPAVLYLLHGLSGDHTSWIRRSSIERYVMDLNLVVVMPDAHKSFYTDMAHGSDYWTFFSEELPIRILQWFRVSNERKNTFVAGTSMGGFGAFKLALGRPDLFSHAASLSGALDLAAHINDEWDKSKLRTFGAVFDSIEKVPGSENDLIHLVRNLKTVPETEFHVCCGVDDWLYGDSVRFREAAAEKGLHLSYEETAGAHDWDYWDRAIQRVLAWLPVEPIPPSGN from the coding sequence ATGGCCCTGCTGCAAACTCACTTTTATGCCCGCACGATCCAGCAGTCGATCGGCATGAACATCATTCTTCCCGAACGTTCCGAAGCCTGGAAAACACCGCCGGCCGTACTCTATCTGCTCCACGGTCTGTCCGGCGATCACACATCCTGGATCCGGCGATCCTCCATTGAACGCTATGTCATGGACCTCAACCTTGTGGTGGTCATGCCCGATGCCCATAAAAGTTTTTATACCGATATGGCCCACGGTTCAGACTACTGGACCTTTTTCTCCGAAGAACTTCCCATCCGCATCCTCCAGTGGTTCCGGGTTTCCAATGAACGGAAGAATACATTTGTGGCCGGCACATCGATGGGCGGATTCGGCGCTTTTAAACTGGCTCTCGGACGTCCCGATCTTTTTTCACATGCGGCATCCCTTTCGGGGGCGCTCGATCTGGCCGCACATATCAACGATGAATGGGACAAATCCAAACTGCGTACCTTCGGCGCCGTTTTTGATTCCATAGAAAAAGTTCCTGGATCTGAAAACGATCTGATTCATCTTGTCCGGAATCTGAAAACCGTACCCGAAACAGAATTCCATGTGTGCTGCGGAGTCGATGACTGGCTCTACGGGGATTCAGTACGCTTCCGCGAAGCGGCCGCGGAAAAAGGGCTTCATCTCTCCTACGAGGAAACGGCCGGAGCACATGACTGGGATTACTGGGACCGAGCCATCCAACGCGTACTGGCGTGGCTGCCTGTAGAACCCATTCCGCCATCCGGAAACTAA
- a CDS encoding DUF21 domain-containing protein, which translates to MIGMIFVIFLGFTFSALFSGVETGGYMINRIRLQKRVRERKTSAMILQNMLAQSHIFIFTVLIGNNLAVYLLSAAVTDLYISAGISAGNLLLGFIPWNAETAATLTLMFPLFLFAEVGPKNLFRKKADVLMYRFAGLMKLLVWLFYPFTWPLKKIFSLLTHGSKDTGRDLHRLSPDALKEYFSTSEREGVISSDQGRMVDNATTMHSIPVRMLMSPMKKVPTLQDTATVADFKELIARRETSDAVLMHRHMAVGTITMFSVINRHLDDDELLKPYVDDLLQIEESRNLKSAFYRLRKHPRHSAVVIDARGHPVGFIRLEDIARYIVKK; encoded by the coding sequence ATGATCGGTATGATCTTTGTAATTTTCCTCGGTTTTACTTTTTCCGCCCTTTTTTCGGGAGTGGAAACCGGGGGGTATATGATTAACCGTATCCGCCTCCAGAAACGGGTGCGTGAACGGAAGACCTCAGCGATGATTCTGCAGAATATGCTGGCTCAGTCGCATATTTTCATTTTCACGGTACTCATCGGGAACAATCTTGCGGTGTACCTGTTGTCGGCCGCAGTAACCGATCTTTATATTTCCGCCGGCATTTCAGCCGGGAATCTGCTGCTGGGTTTTATTCCGTGGAATGCCGAAACCGCTGCGACTCTCACGCTGATGTTTCCGCTGTTTCTCTTTGCGGAAGTCGGTCCGAAAAATCTGTTCCGAAAAAAGGCCGATGTGCTGATGTATCGTTTTGCCGGCCTGATGAAACTGCTGGTCTGGTTGTTCTATCCGTTCACCTGGCCGCTTAAAAAGATATTCAGTCTGCTGACGCACGGTTCGAAAGATACAGGCCGCGATCTGCATCGGTTGTCGCCTGATGCTCTCAAAGAATATTTTTCAACCAGCGAGCGGGAGGGGGTTATTTCCTCGGATCAGGGGCGGATGGTGGATAATGCAACCACCATGCACAGCATCCCGGTGCGTATGCTGATGTCGCCGATGAAGAAAGTGCCCACTCTTCAGGACACTGCCACGGTTGCTGATTTTAAAGAATTAATCGCCCGGCGAGAAACTTCCGATGCGGTATTGATGCACCGGCATATGGCTGTGGGCACGATCACCATGTTTTCGGTGATCAATCGGCATCTGGATGATGACGAACTGCTCAAACCGTATGTCGATGATCTGCTGCAAATCGAGGAAAGCCGGAATCTGAAATCGGCCTTCTACCGTCTTCGGAAACATCCGCGTCACAGTGCCGTCGTTATTGATGCCCGAGGACATCCGGTCGGATTTATCCGGCTCGAAGATATTGCGCGGTATATTGTGAAAAAATAG